DNA sequence from the Coturnix japonica isolate 7356 chromosome 3, Coturnix japonica 2.1, whole genome shotgun sequence genome:
CCAACtcagagaatcacagatcatagaatcacagaatgacccgggttggaagggacctcaaggatcatgtagttccaacgcccctgcctggcagggccaccaaacacacacatttactagatcaggttgcccagggccctgtccaacctggtcttgaacacctccaaggacggggcatccacatcctccctgggcagcctgttccagggcctaacaactctcctagtgaagaacttccccctaacatccaacctaaatcttccctctttcaacttaaaaccatttccccgtgtcctgctattgtcagccctttcgaagagtttactcccctcctgggagtaagttcccttcaggtattgaaaggctgcaatgaggtcaccccgcaaccttctcttctccaggctgaacaaacccaactccctcagcctgtcctcataggggtggtgctccagcccctgatcatctcCGTGGACTCCACAGCCCGCAGGCTCCCGCAGGTGGAGCTCTCCATCCCCCCGGCTCGGAGCAGGGCTGAGGGGTCGCGGTCGGGTCGCCCCGCCCGATTGTGGTCAGGCTGCCCCGGGTCACCCGTGTAGGCGGTGCGTGTGGGAGGCCGTACCCAGCCGGTAGAGCACCAAGCCCCGGTTGTAGTAGGGCACCTCGAAGGCGGGCTGGCTCTGGATGGCGGCCGTGTAATCCTCCATAGCTGCATCGAACTCCACCCGGAGGTATTTGATCTGCCCGCGGTTATTGAGGGCGGTGGCGAGATCGCGGCCGGTTCTACACGGAGACAGAGCGGCCTTCAGAGCCGTGAGGGCGGCTGGTGCCCCGCATCCCCCCGCCTCCCTCCGCCGTACCCCGCGCCCCCCGCGATGAAGCGGCTGTACAGCTCCTCCGCCACCCCGAACTGCCGCGCTGTGAACTGCGCCTGCGCCGCCGCCAGCAGCTCGGCCGGGCCGTCAGCCGCCATCTTGGGCAGCATGGCGGGCTGTGCGGGGACTTCCGGGGCGGGCACGGCCCCTCAGGGGAGCCGCCTCCTCTTGTGAGGGACGGAGCAAAGCCTGGCGTGTTAGAACAGctaaatatgtaataaaatatgtaataaagTCATTCTGCACGCAAAGCCGAGTTTGTTCTTTGTGCAATACGATGGACCGCTCAGTGCGGGCTCACTCAAATGTATTAAAGCCTCCATTCGAAATGAGGCTCAGTTCACAACTGGAAAAGAACGTTGTTACTTTAAGCCTTtaatacagaggaaaacaggTTATCTTGAAGCATTACTGTAACAGTGGCACCGTCTGTGACAGCGCAGAACTGGCAGTGTAGTTTTGAAACGTCATACgtacaaaaataatcattttagaAGGTCTATTTCTGAACTGCAACAGATGGAGGACACACAGTCCTTTATCCTCCACTATGCTGAGCAGTGGCACAGGGGACAGAAGTTGtaattgcttctttctttggCTTTCATACAGTGCTTACACACGCTGCACATCCAG
Encoded proteins:
- the TTC32 gene encoding tetratricopeptide repeat protein 32 — encoded protein: MLPKMAADGPAELLAAAQAQFTARQFGVAEELYSRFIAGGAGTGRDLATALNNRGQIKYLRVEFDAAMEDYTAAIQSQPAFEVPYYNRGLVLYRLGCFDEAMKDFRKVLELNPQFEDAALSLKQAILDKEAKQKRGY